DNA from Amorphoplanes friuliensis DSM 7358:
GCCCGGCTGCTCTGTCCGAGGAAGGACCCGGCCAGCAGGCGCTCGCAACCGTCGAGTTCCACGTAGACGTCGTCGCCCCCGGTGAGCAGGACGGTAAAGCGGCCGGCGTGTGTCGTGCAGTCCTTCGCCGCCGGAGCGTTCTCGATCGCCGCCTTTGCCGCAGCCCACTCCCTGCCGGACAGCGCCCGACCGGAGAGGAAATCGCCGGCGGGCTTGCCCGACCCCTGCTGGTCGGCCGGCACCCGGTAGACGCACATCCTCACGGCCCCGGCGCCGGCCGGAAGCAGGCCCGTTTTCGAACCCGACCTGGTGCCCATGGCGATCGTGGCACCGATCATGTCGGCCCGATGCTGGCCGCAGCCCGTCCGGGCGGCCTCAGCCGACTCGAGCTCGCGAACCGGGCGCGACGAGACGGGCGTCAGACGTAGATCTCCGACGGCCCGGCGGACCTCGACCCGGACCTTGCCGCAGGAGTCCTGGGGGATCCCCGGGGTGATCCACCGGCCGTCACGATCCAGCAGCACCAGACGGGGGATGACGGGCAGCTCCAGGGTGCAAGCGCCGTTCGTCCGCCGTTCGTCCTTCAACCGCAACGCGGCCAGCAGGCTGGTGATGTCGTCGGCACGACTCTCGGTCGCGACCTGACTCTCGCCGCCGTCGGCGCGGCGGGCCGGCCCGGTGAAGCAGACGATCGCCGCCACGGGGGCGAAACTGTCATCGAGCCGGGGGAGTGGCGAGGCGGCGTCAACCGCGGGTTCGGCCTCACACGAACGCCAGGCCTCGTTGACCTGCGGGGACGCCTCGGGCGGCCCACCACAGGCCGAGGCCAGCAGCGCGATCAGCGCCCCGATCGTGATCAACGCTCCGGGTCGGCTCATCGTCACACCTCCGCACCCTCCGACGCCCACCCAGCCGCCCCGGTTCCTTCAACCCTGCTACCTATCCTCCTAGGATGCCCTGCGGGGTGTGCGCCGCACCCCACACCCGAGCACCATGCGCCGAGAAGCCGCCGGCCGAGATCCCCGCGCGGCGGGGCTAGTGCCGCCCTTGAGGCCGTTGCCGTCTCGTCACGAGCACGCGTTCACGGCCGTGGGCGGTCGTCAGAAGCACGCGCCTAACCGGCCGAGGCGGACCCGCAAACGCGGCCGGCCACGCCGACGAAAGCGCGGCCGTGCAGGCCGGGGTTCGGACAAGTGCGCAGCTGCAGGCTGTGGATTGGACAAAAGCGCGTAGCTACCGGTGGGTCGACGAAGCGCTCAACTTCTGGTCTTGGTTGGACCAAGGTGCGTAGCCACAGCCCGGGGTTTCGAGGAAAGCACGAAGCTGGAGGGACAGGGTTTGGACGAATGCCGTAGCTGTAGGCGGGGGTCCCTCAACGAAAGCGCGCAGCTGCAGGCCGGGGGTTCGGCGATGAGAGCACGCAGCCGTAGGCGGGGTTTGGCGGCGAAGCGCAAGGCTCCGCGCCGATGTTCAGGAAAAGCGCATGGCCCACGCCCGAAGTCGTCGACGAGAGCGCGCAGCTGCAGGCAGGTTCGGCGACGAGAGCACCCGGCTGCAGGCGGGGGTTGGTGGCGAAGCGCACGGCTCCGCGCCGGTGTTCGGACCAAAGCGCGTGGCCCACTCCCGGAGTTGTCAACGAAAGCGCGCAGTTGCAGCCGGAGCGTTCGTCGACGTAAGTGCGCAGCTGCAGGCGGGGGGTTGGTGCGAAGCCCACGGGCTCCGTGCCGGTGTTTGGACAAAAGCGCATGGTTCCAGCCCGGGGTCGTTGACGAAACGAGTAGTCATAGGGCCTGGGGTTGCCGACAAAATCGTGCAGCTACGCGCCCGGTTGAACGAAGGGCATAGCCCACGCTTGAGTTGTTGATCAGAGCGCGCAATGACAGCCGGGGTCGATAGGGGCGCGCAATTACGGCCGCGGGTTCGTCAGGAGCGCGTGGTTACGGCCCGGGGCTTCGACGAATATGCGCAGCTGGAGGCGGGGGTTCGTCGACGAAAGCGCGCAGCTGGAGGTCGGGGTTTGGACGAAAGTGCGTAGCCACGGCCCGGGGTCATCGACAAAAGTGGCCAGCTGCGGGCTGAGGGCACCTCCGCAGCCGTGCCGCCGGGGCATGCCGACAAAAGCGCGCGGCCGTAGGTAAGGGCTTGAAAGTGCAGTCACGCGGCCGGGCGTGTCACGGGCGTCGGCTGGGGAGGCACGGTTTGGGTGGCGAGTTCACGTCGACATGGTCGGCGGAACGCCCTGGTCGCCGGCCGGGAGCGGGTGAGTCAATGCTGCGTGCCCGGCCGGCGTGGGGTGGGCTGGCTCAGTCGGCGACCGGCTGGATCGTGGTCTGCAGGACCCGGTCGCTCGCCGCGGCCAGCAGCCGGGCGGCCTGGTGGAGGCGTACTGCCTGTTCCGGTTCGACCTCGCCGGCGCAGGAGAGGTCCCAGACCGCTGCCTGCAGCCAGTTGATGATCTCTTCGACAGTGTGGGTGGCCTGCACGGTGGTACCTCGTCTTCCTCGCGCGGATCGCTGTCCTCGTGAAGGGCTACGCCCGTGGCGGCCCCGGTGGATGCACCCGGAGGGTTGTTACTTTGCAGGAAAATGATCGACCGGAGGGGTGAGATGAGGATCGCCGAGGCGCGCGGGGCGGACGTGGACCGGATCACGGAGATCTACGGGCACTTCGTCGAGCATTCGCTGGCCACCTTCGACGAGGTCGCGCCGTCCGGGGATGACTGGCGGCACAAGCTCGAGACCGTTCAGGCCCGCGGCCTGCCGTTCCTGGTGGCCCGGGCCGGCGACGACGTGGTGGGGTTTGCGTACGCGGCGCCGTTCCGGCCGAAGCCCGCGTACCGCTACACGGTCGAGGACACGATCTACGTCGCGCCGGGTGAGGGTGGGCGTGGGGCCGGGCGTCTGCTGCTGACCGAGCTGATTCGTCGCAGTGCGGAGGCCGGGATGTGCCGGATGATCGCCGTCATCACCGATGTGGGCGACCCGGCCTCGGCGGCACTGCACCGCAGGCTCGGCTTCAGTGAGGCGGGACGCCTCACCGCCGTCGGTTTCAAACACGACCGCTGGATCGACACGGTTCTCTACCAACGCGAGCTCACCGCCGGCTGAAGAGCCCGGGCTGGAGGCGTCAGCCGCGGCCCTTGAGGACGCAGGCCATGCCCAGCAGCCACGGCACGATGGCCAGGACGGCCCCCTTGACCCCGCCGAACGCCAGCAGGAGGATCGCGGCGGCGACGAAGACCACCCCGGCGATCAGGGCCCAGGGGCGCCGGCGGCGCGGAGCGGGCCGGCCGACCCCCTCGTCGCGAAGGCGGGCAGCGATGTCACCGAAGCGGCGGTTCTCGGCGTCGTCCACCTGGCACCTCCGCGGCCGTAGCGATGGTTCACGCTACCCCGCCGGTGCGACGATTTCTCTGACGAAGAAGACGCGGCAGAAGCCGTCCTGTTCGGCGCGGTGTGTCTCCCGGAAGCCGTGGCGGGGGTAGAACGCCAGGTTCTCGGTCATCTTCTCGTTGGTGCACAGCCGGATCTCGGTGAAACCCGCGGCGGTGGCCTGCTCGTCGGCGAGGGCGAGCAGCCGTGTGCCCACGCCGCGGCCCTGCAGGTCCGGGGCCACCGCGAGGGTTTCCACCTCCAGGTGGTCGCCGGCGGGCACGAGGACGACCAGGCCGCCGATGCGTCCGTCGAGTTCGGCGACCCAGCAGAGGCCGCGGGCGGTCAGTGAGGCGTAGTCTGCGCCGATCGGCGCGGGTTCCTCGCCGATGCGGGGCGTGTACCGGGAGAAGGCGAGCCGCACCAGCTCACGGATCGCGGTGGTGTCGGCGGTCGTCGCAGGTCGGAGCCGATCCATGAGCTCATCTCACCACGCGGGTTGACCGGCTGAATACGGTGACGGGGTGACATACGTTCCGCCGCCTCGCCGGAGCCGGCTGCCGTGGGTGCTCGGCGGTGCCGCCGTGCTCGCCGCCCTGGTCTGTTTCTCCGGGGCCGCGGTGTTGTTCTTCCTGCTCCGCGCCGAGAGTCAGCTGCCCGACCCCGAGCCGATCGCCCGGCCCACGGCCGCGGTGGTCACCGAACCGGCCGAGGGCTCGGCGCCGCTGCCGGCCGGCCCTGACATCGGGGCCTGGCCCGAGCTCACGGCGCTGCCGGGCTCTGCCGAAGCAGGCCTGCGGTCGGCCGGCAACGGGCAGGCGACCCAGGTGGCCTTCTTCAACACCCGCGCCGAGCCGGTGACGGTCTCCTGGCTCGGGCCGGACGGCAAGCGGGTGCAGTACCAGGTGCTGGGGCCCGGGGAGGCCTACACCCAGCAGACCTACCTCGGTCATCCGTGGGTGGCCTCCACCGCGGACGGGAAGGCGGTCGCGGTTTTCGAGCCGGGCCTGAACCCGTCCCGGGCCGTCATCCGCTGAACTTCTCGCGCGAAGAGCGGCCGGGCCGCCCCGCACGTACGCCCACCCGGCCGCAGCGGGCCGGATGGGCGTTTGCCGTGATGGTGGAGCGGGTCAGCTGCCGACCGGGCCGCCGTCGAGACGCCAGGTCACCACGACCGCGGGCTTGGCGAAGTCGCCGTCCGGCCAGGTCGAGGCCGGCTTCTCCAGGCTGGCGCCGGTGATCTCACCCGGGTGCTGGACGGCGGCGAAGACCGAGCGGTCGTCGCCGGTGATGAACGGGCCGCAGGTCTCCGCGCCGTACGGGACGGTCAGGAACTGCTTGAGGTGTCCGCGTTCCGAACCCTCGATGGCGGTGGCGAAGAGGCCGTCGTTGGCGCCCAGCGCGTTGCCGTCGGTGGAGATCCACAGGTTGCCGGCGCTGTCGAACGCCACGTTGTCGGGGCAGGAGATGGGCGAGACGGCCGCCTTGTCGTAGCCGGCGAAGTAGGTCGAGGGGTCGGCCGGGTCGCCGCAGACGATCGGCAGTGACCAGGTGAACGACTCGGCGGTGTTGTCGCCGCCCTGTTCGACCAGCTCGAAGATGTGCCCGTGCTTGTTGGCGTTGCGCGGGTTCGCCTCGTCCGGGCCGGGGTTCGTGCCGACACCACGGTTGGAGTTGTTGGTCATCGCGGCGTAGACCTTGCCGGTGCGCAGGCTCGGCTGGACGTCCTCGGGACGGTCCATCTTCGTCGCGAGGACGGCGTCACCGGCGAGGCGGGTGAACGTGAGGACGTCGGCGGCGGTCATCCCGGGCACGTACGAGCGATTGCCCGACACGAGTTTGATCCAGGTGCCCGTACCGTCGAAGGCGCCGTCGGACGGCAGCTTGCCGGACCCGTCGATCTCGCCCGCCGGGCTGTCGCCGGTGACCTTGGCGACGTAGAGCGTCCCCGACTCCAGCAGGGTGAGGTTGTGCCGCCGCGCGTAGGCGGAGTCGCCCGGCAGGTACTTCTTGTCGGAGACGAACTTGTACAGGTAGTCGAAGCGTTCGTCGTCACCCATGTACGCGACGACCTTGCCGTTCTTGGCCACGATGACGTTGGCGCCCTCGTGCTTGAGCCGGCCGAGCGCGGTGTGCTTGCGCGGACGGGACTCGGGGTCGAACGGGTCGACCTCGACGATCCAGCCGAAGCGGTGCGCCTCGTGCGGGTGCTTGGCCAGGTCGAAGCGCTCCTGCGCGCGTTCCCAGCGGCGAGACCCGGCCGGTACGCGAGCAGTGGTCGAAATGCCGTACCGCGCCAGCTTCGGCTTGAGTGCCTCGGGCGCGCCGTCACCGCCGACGAAGTACTGGTTGAAGTTCTCCTCGCCGGACAGCACCGTTCCCCACGGGGTGACCCCGCCGGAGCAGTTGTTGAGCGTTCCGATCGCCGTGGTGCCCTTCGGGTCCGCCGCGGTCCTGAGCCAGGCGGAGCCGGCGGCCGGGCCGGTGAACGCGAACGACGTCGCCAGCGCGGTGATCCGGCGGTTGTAGGGCAGGTGCCGTCCGCGGACGGGCTGCCACTGTCCGGTGCCGTCGACCCGCTCGAGCTCGACCACCGAGAGGCCGTGCGCGGCCATGGCCACCTCGACCTGGTCGACGGTCAGGGCCTCCAGGCTGGTGAAGCCCGGGAACATCAGCTCCTCGTTGGTGTACTCGTGATTGACCACGAGCAGCGCCCGGCGGTCACCGCGCAACGGCAGCACACCGACGAAGTCGTTGTTGTAGCCGAACTGCGCGGACTGACGCTTCGCGGTCTGCTTCGTGACGTCGAGACCGGGCGCGCCGGGCAGCACCGGGTCACCCCAGCGCATGACCACGGCCGAGTCGTACCCGTTGGGGACGATCAGGTTGTCGAGGCGGTTCGGCGGGATCGCCTTGAAGGTGAGCGGCCCGGCCTTGCCCTTCTTCAGGGTGCCGGGCATCGCCGGCGCCACCTCGGCGGCCGCGGCCGGACTCGCTGTTGCGGCGGCCGTCCCACCGAGACCGAGCACCAGGGCGCCGACGGCACCCGCACGGACGACACCGCGGCGTGACATCTCCGCGTTGACGACGTCACCCAGGTACGGGTTGTCCGACTTGTTCGGCACGGGGTGATCGCAGGCGTTGCCGCAGCGGTAGAGGCAGGTCATCGAGTCGCGCCCACTGTGGCCGGCCTGGCCGAGCAGGGGTAGCAGCCGGGGTCGTTCAGTCATGCCCTGACGCTAGGCAGCGGCCGTGTGTCGTGGCCGGACACAACATGAACAGAAGATGGCCGTACGGTACGCCCGGCCGGTCCACCGACCCGTTAGCCTGCCGAGATGACCGCGGATCTCTGGGGCACCGACCGGCAGCGGCAGAACGAGGCCTACGCCGCGTCCATGGCGGAGACCGTGCCGGGCGTCCCGTGGGACGAGCTGGTCGCCCATCTGGCCGACAAGGACAACCACAACCGGGCCATCGCCGCGCAGTTGCTCTGCAACCACGCCGCGCAGGACCCCACCGGACGGATCATCGGCGCCGACCTCGACGCCCTGGTCGCCGTGACCTGGGACGAGCGCTTCGTCACCGCGCGGCACTGCCTGCAGTCACTGTGGAAGGTCGGCCTGGGCAGCGACGCCGCCCGCGCGGCGGTCGTCACCGCGCTGGCGCGGCGTTACCGGGACAGCACTTCGGAGAAGAACGGCACCCTGGTACGCAACGACATCGTCGAGAGTCTGCGGAAGTTGCACGCCAGCATGGCCGACCCGGTGATCGAATCCACCGCCCGCGAGCTGATCGACGAGGAGCCGGACCTGAAGTACCGCCGCAAGTACGCCAGGCACTGGAAATGAGCGAAGCTCAGGCGCTGCGGAAGGTGGCCCGGTAGGCCTGGGGCCCGACCCCGCTGAGCCGCTTGAAGTGCGTGCGGAAGGTCGCCGGTGAGGCGAAGCCGACCTCGTGCGCGATGCGGTCGACGCCGTGACCGGTCCGCTCGAGCAACTCCTGCGCCTGCCGTACGCGGACGCCGATGAGCCACTGCAGCGGTGTGCGGCCGGTCTCCTCGTGGAAGCGGCGGTTCAGGGTGCGGGTGCTCAGCCCGGCCCGCCCGGCGATGTCGGCCAGGGTCAGGTCGCGGTACGCGTTCTCCTCGATCCACTCGAGCACGGCGGACAGCCCTGTCGGCGTCTCGGCGGCACGGTTCCGCACGATGTACTGCGCCTGCCCGCCGTCGCGGTGCAGCGGCGCCACGGCCAGGCGGGAGGCGTCGGCGGCGGCCGCGGCGCCGTGGTCGCGCCCGATCAGGTGCAGGCACATGTCGATGCCCGCGGTGGCGCCGGCCGACGTCACGAACTGCCCCTCGTCGACGTAGAGGACGTCGGGGTCGAGGGTGACCGCGGGGTGGGTCCGGCGGAACAGGCCGGCGGCGGCCCAGTGGGTCGTGGCGCGGCGGCCGTCGAGCAGCCCGGTGGCCGCGAGGGTGAAAGCGCCGACGCAGATGGACACGATGCGTGTCCCGGCGGCGGCCGCCTCGCGCAGGGCGTCGAGGACCGGGGCGTCGATCGGGGCGGCGGGGTCCTCACGACCGGGCAGCACGATCGTGCCGGCGGTCGCGAGGGCGTCGAGCCGGTGATCGGTGGCGAGCCGGAACGGTCCGGCGTTGATCAGCGGATCGGGTGAGCAGATCTCGACGCGGTACCCCGGGCTCCGGCCGAAGATCTCGATCGGCGTGGTCAGGTCGAACCCGATGGAGTCCGGCAGGGCGAGGACGAACACGGAATGCACGGCGGGAGCCTAACGACTGCGGCTGGCAAGAAACAATCGGCGGCTGGCATTCTTGCCACTGGTGACCCCGGCGGCCCCTGACGACCATGGACGCATGGATACGCAGATCGTTCTGTACGACGGGTTCGACCCGCTGGACGTCGTCGCCCCGTACGAGGTGCTCACGGCCGGCAGTGACGCGGCCGGTGGCGGACCGCGGGTCGAGCTCGTCTCCGCGGAGGGGGCGCGCGACGTGGTGAGCGGCAACCGCGGCCTGACGCTGCGGGCGACCTCAGTTCTGGACCCGGACCGCCCCG
Protein-coding regions in this window:
- a CDS encoding PhoX family protein, with amino-acid sequence MTERPRLLPLLGQAGHSGRDSMTCLYRCGNACDHPVPNKSDNPYLGDVVNAEMSRRGVVRAGAVGALVLGLGGTAAATASPAAAAEVAPAMPGTLKKGKAGPLTFKAIPPNRLDNLIVPNGYDSAVVMRWGDPVLPGAPGLDVTKQTAKRQSAQFGYNNDFVGVLPLRGDRRALLVVNHEYTNEELMFPGFTSLEALTVDQVEVAMAAHGLSVVELERVDGTGQWQPVRGRHLPYNRRITALATSFAFTGPAAGSAWLRTAADPKGTTAIGTLNNCSGGVTPWGTVLSGEENFNQYFVGGDGAPEALKPKLARYGISTTARVPAGSRRWERAQERFDLAKHPHEAHRFGWIVEVDPFDPESRPRKHTALGRLKHEGANVIVAKNGKVVAYMGDDERFDYLYKFVSDKKYLPGDSAYARRHNLTLLESGTLYVAKVTGDSPAGEIDGSGKLPSDGAFDGTGTWIKLVSGNRSYVPGMTAADVLTFTRLAGDAVLATKMDRPEDVQPSLRTGKVYAAMTNNSNRGVGTNPGPDEANPRNANKHGHIFELVEQGGDNTAESFTWSLPIVCGDPADPSTYFAGYDKAAVSPISCPDNVAFDSAGNLWISTDGNALGANDGLFATAIEGSERGHLKQFLTVPYGAETCGPFITGDDRSVFAAVQHPGEITGASLEKPASTWPDGDFAKPAVVVTWRLDGGPVGS
- a CDS encoding GNAT family N-acetyltransferase, with product MIDRRGEMRIAEARGADVDRITEIYGHFVEHSLATFDEVAPSGDDWRHKLETVQARGLPFLVARAGDDVVGFAYAAPFRPKPAYRYTVEDTIYVAPGEGGRGAGRLLLTELIRRSAEAGMCRMIAVITDVGDPASAALHRRLGFSEAGRLTAVGFKHDRWIDTVLYQRELTAG
- a CDS encoding GNAT family N-acetyltransferase, translated to MDRLRPATTADTTAIRELVRLAFSRYTPRIGEEPAPIGADYASLTARGLCWVAELDGRIGGLVVLVPAGDHLEVETLAVAPDLQGRGVGTRLLALADEQATAAGFTEIRLCTNEKMTENLAFYPRHGFRETHRAEQDGFCRVFFVREIVAPAG
- a CDS encoding GlxA family transcriptional regulator, whose translation is MHSVFVLALPDSIGFDLTTPIEIFGRSPGYRVEICSPDPLINAGPFRLATDHRLDALATAGTIVLPGREDPAAPIDAPVLDALREAAAAGTRIVSICVGAFTLAATGLLDGRRATTHWAAAGLFRRTHPAVTLDPDVLYVDEGQFVTSAGATAGIDMCLHLIGRDHGAAAAADASRLAVAPLHRDGGQAQYIVRNRAAETPTGLSAVLEWIEENAYRDLTLADIAGRAGLSTRTLNRRFHEETGRTPLQWLIGVRVRQAQELLERTGHGVDRIAHEVGFASPATFRTHFKRLSGVGPQAYRATFRSA